Proteins encoded by one window of Salmo trutta unplaced genomic scaffold, fSalTru1.1, whole genome shotgun sequence:
- the LOC115182263 gene encoding 60S ribosomal protein L18a: protein MKASGTLREYKVVGRLLPSVKNPTPPLYRMRIFAPNHVVAKSRFWYFVSQLRKMKKANGETVYCGLVHEKTPLKVKNFGIWLRYDSRSGTHNMYREYRDLTTSAAVTQCYRDMGARHRARAHSIHIMKVQEIAANKCRRPAIKQFHDSKIKFPLPHRVLRRQHKPRFTTKRPNTFF from the exons ATGAAGGCGTCTGGCACA CTTAGGGAGTACAAAGTCGTTGGGCGCCTCCTGCCCTCGGTGAAgaaccccacccctcctctctaccGCATGCGGATCTTCGCTCCTAACCACGTGGTGGCTAAATCTCGCTTCTGGTACTTTGTCTCCCAGCTGAGGAAGATGAAGAAGGCCAACGGAGAGACTGTCTACTGTGGGCTG GTGCACGAGAAGACTCCCCTGAAGGTGAAGAACTTTGGCATCTGGTTGCGTTACGACTCCCGTAGCGGAACCCACAACATGTACAGAGAATACAGAGACCTGACCACGTCTGCAGCCGTCACCCAGTGCT atCGTGATATGGGCGCTCGCCATCGTGCCCGTGCTCATTCCATCCACATCATGAAGGTGCAGGAGATCGCCGCCAATAAATGCCGCAGACCTGCCATCAAGCAGTTCCAC GACTCCAAGATCAAGTTCCCTCTTCCTCACAGGGTCCTGCGTCGTCAACACAAGCCCCGCTTCACCACCAAGAGACCAAACACCTTCTTCTAA